The Planctomycetaceae bacterium genome contains a region encoding:
- a CDS encoding sigma-70 family RNA polymerase sigma factor, with translation MPHPSHRSGTVAGISGRDSQSTASSVLRGARANQPEAWQRLLDLYGQIVFDHCCRRGLSSADAADVMQSVFYAVYLNIDQFRYRQTGDTFRGWLWSITRNKLTDHFRGSRRTPVAVGGSDAYAGILQIPDPVESPADDGDVRAEGLSECLLGDLDTVRACFEPRSWRAFELTELEGMRSDLAADELGMTVAAVYTAKSRVRRKLREYFQTAEHGQNDQHA, from the coding sequence ATGCCGCATCCATCTCACCGTTCCGGTACCGTGGCCGGAATTTCCGGTCGGGATTCTCAATCGACGGCGTCCAGTGTCCTGCGCGGCGCGCGGGCGAATCAGCCGGAAGCCTGGCAGCGCCTGCTGGACCTGTACGGTCAGATTGTTTTTGACCATTGCTGCCGACGGGGGCTGTCTTCCGCCGACGCCGCGGACGTCATGCAGTCGGTGTTCTACGCCGTCTACCTGAACATCGATCAATTCCGGTACAGGCAAACGGGAGACACGTTTCGTGGATGGTTGTGGTCGATCACACGGAACAAACTGACTGATCATTTTCGCGGCAGCCGTCGGACTCCTGTCGCGGTCGGAGGCAGCGATGCGTACGCCGGAATTCTGCAGATTCCCGACCCGGTCGAATCCCCTGCTGACGATGGTGACGTCCGCGCCGAGGGGCTGTCCGAATGCCTGCTGGGTGATCTGGACACAGTGCGAGCCTGCTTCGAGCCTCGGTCATGGCGAGCGTTCGAACTGACGGAGCTTGAGGGGATGAGGTCTGATCTGGCGGCAGACGAACTTGGGATGACCGTAGCAGCCGTCTATACGGCAAAGTCGCGTGTCAGGCGAAAGCTGCGGGAATACTTCCAGACTGCTGAACACGGGCAGAACGATCAGCACGCTTAG
- a CDS encoding DUF1080 domain-containing protein, giving the protein MTRLFSLPFALLVLCAFCPLTAVVADEEAGTFTDLNSAGPDYSVQGEYQGTLSVDGQEFKYALQVIALGDHKFDAVGYMGGLPGEGWTGEEKVRASGQTANGVTTVVSDHGSATISGGKATLKLDNGTEIGTLNRIERKSPTLGAKPPAGATVLFDGKSADQFERGRIVMDDLLAADCESHEKLGDHRMHIEFRTPFKPAARGQARGNSGVYLQGRYECQVLDSFGLEGENNECGGIYSIAKPDVNACFPPLTWQTYDVEFTAARWQDGKKVSNARVTIRQNGILIHDDIELPHGTPGKFPEEEGPAALYLQGHGNPVVYRNIWFTAK; this is encoded by the coding sequence ATGACTCGACTCTTCTCTCTGCCCTTTGCGTTGTTGGTGTTGTGTGCCTTCTGTCCTCTGACTGCAGTTGTTGCGGACGAAGAAGCCGGCACGTTCACTGACTTGAATTCGGCCGGCCCCGATTACTCGGTTCAGGGCGAGTATCAGGGAACGCTTAGCGTCGACGGTCAGGAGTTCAAATACGCACTGCAGGTGATTGCTCTGGGTGACCACAAATTTGACGCCGTCGGGTACATGGGCGGTCTGCCGGGAGAGGGCTGGACCGGCGAAGAAAAAGTTCGCGCCAGCGGCCAGACGGCAAACGGTGTGACCACAGTCGTCAGCGATCACGGCAGTGCCACGATCTCCGGCGGCAAGGCGACCCTGAAACTCGACAACGGCACAGAGATTGGCACGCTGAACCGGATTGAACGCAAGAGTCCGACGCTGGGAGCGAAGCCGCCGGCGGGAGCCACAGTCTTGTTCGACGGCAAGTCTGCCGATCAATTCGAACGTGGCAGGATCGTTATGGACGACCTGCTGGCGGCCGACTGCGAAAGTCACGAAAAGCTGGGTGACCACAGGATGCACATCGAATTCCGCACTCCCTTCAAGCCCGCGGCTCGAGGTCAGGCGCGAGGAAACAGCGGCGTTTATCTGCAGGGTCGCTACGAATGCCAGGTGCTGGACTCTTTTGGGCTGGAAGGTGAGAACAATGAGTGCGGCGGGATTTATTCCATCGCGAAACCGGACGTCAACGCCTGTTTTCCTCCGCTGACGTGGCAGACGTACGACGTCGAGTTCACTGCGGCGCGCTGGCAGGACGGCAAGAAAGTCAGCAACGCGCGAGTCACGATCCGGCAGAACGGCATCCTGATTCATGACGACATCGAACTGCCTCACGGCACGCCAGGAAAGTTTCCGGAAGAGGAAGGGCCGGCGGCGCTGTATCTGCAGGGGCACGGGAATCCCGTCGTCTATCGCAACATCTGGTTCACCGCGAAGTAG
- a CDS encoding N-acetylmuramoyl-L-alanine amidase: MIVNLQPLWMKSPNRSARGGTSTVDLIIVHDTGGPVIGPALNHFMHGSGTGRASAGYIIDTDGQIVKIVRVSEAAWQAGTTYWHPRNGVNAASIGIEVVHRSCSYPAAQYASLITLLTALVQAYGIPRSRIIGRSDIGTNDSGRLGRKSGDPGSTFQWSKLEPQNLSPGIGRRVGVAPPPFPGSFLDQFPTGALRSGDNDTSRRFGGTVRSTVTGNPVQELQEALRRIGYSVGTPDGDYGQKTVWAVRMFQKHFHEMGLPENGRVDAATASAIWTLS; encoded by the coding sequence GTGATCGTCAACCTGCAGCCGCTGTGGATGAAGTCGCCCAACCGCAGTGCTCGCGGCGGCACGTCAACCGTCGATCTGATCATCGTTCATGACACCGGCGGTCCGGTCATCGGCCCGGCGCTGAATCATTTCATGCACGGATCCGGAACAGGCCGGGCGAGTGCCGGGTACATTATCGACACCGACGGTCAGATCGTGAAAATCGTGCGAGTCAGTGAGGCGGCGTGGCAGGCGGGCACTACTTACTGGCACCCTCGAAACGGAGTGAACGCGGCGTCCATCGGAATCGAGGTCGTCCACCGCAGCTGCTCATACCCGGCGGCGCAATATGCGTCGCTGATCACTTTGCTGACGGCGCTGGTGCAAGCATACGGAATTCCTCGCAGTCGAATCATCGGACGCAGCGACATCGGCACAAACGACAGCGGGCGTCTGGGGCGCAAAAGCGGCGATCCCGGATCGACGTTTCAGTGGTCGAAGCTGGAACCTCAGAATCTGAGTCCTGGGATCGGCCGCAGAGTCGGCGTGGCACCGCCGCCGTTTCCCGGCAGTTTTCTGGATCAGTTTCCAACCGGTGCCCTGCGAAGCGGGGACAACGACACGTCACGACGGTTCGGCGGCACAGTTCGTTCGACGGTCACCGGCAACCCGGTGCAGGAACTTCAGGAGGCACTGCGGCGAATCGGATACAGCGTGGGAACTCCCGACGGCGACTACGGTCAGAAAACCGTGTGGGCAGTCAGAATGTTCCAGAAGCATTTCCACGAAATGGGCCTCCCGGAAAACGGCCGCGTCGATGCCGCCACCGCGAGCGCAATCTGGACGTTGTCGTGA
- a CDS encoding VanZ family protein, whose product MSPLDVKSPSVRSLHAAACFLMLAVVSWALLTPDPFAVVKGGPLQVVAGFDDLVLHLGVYTVFSATCFGLVADSRDRRVRNLVVAILCLHAVGTEILQASVPGRTADPLDAVANLTGITLGVLGTRHTVRLLRSRIVSATA is encoded by the coding sequence ATGAGCCCGCTCGACGTCAAATCACCTTCCGTTCGTTCGCTTCACGCTGCCGCCTGCTTTCTGATGCTGGCTGTGGTTTCCTGGGCGCTGCTGACCCCGGATCCGTTCGCGGTTGTGAAAGGCGGGCCTCTGCAGGTTGTCGCCGGATTCGACGATCTGGTGCTGCATCTGGGCGTCTACACGGTGTTTTCCGCGACGTGTTTCGGCCTGGTTGCGGACTCCCGCGACCGGCGAGTCAGAAACCTTGTCGTGGCGATTCTCTGCCTGCACGCGGTCGGCACGGAGATTCTTCAGGCTTCCGTTCCCGGCCGGACGGCGGATCCTCTGGACGCTGTGGCGAACCTGACGGGAATCACGCTGGGAGTCCTTGGTACGCGGCACACCGTTCGTCTTTTGCGAAGTCGCATTGTTTCGGCAACCGCGTAG
- a CDS encoding calcium-binding protein, whose protein sequence is MLAAILGRFLPQRRRHRSCGPDRAESEQLEVRALLTTIRILGTDMPDVVKVEQTGIPGQILITVNGQVRFRANADGRDIEIHTFGGNDDVTVAPDVEHAAEIFGGPGDDTLKGGAGDDRIIGGIGRDTISGGDGNDDLYGDTPQAGSRGNFCGTVDSEFHDDDIVDGGPGNDHIRGCDGRDKLTGGPGDDRIFGDRGDDELHGGDGDDELHGGRENDTIQCGDGNDTAFGDLDDDVIDGGAGNDTLSGDSPEYREGQIISTEENHANTGNDTIRGGPGDDIIHGNAGNDFLHGDAGSDTLCGDTGNDDIYGDTPPDEQGNPVDPENDGPDTINGGAGNDVIRGGGARDILNGGPGTDTFPDVEAQETVSQDGDPEFECGNRNIDSEC, encoded by the coding sequence GTGCTTGCTGCAATCCTCGGCAGATTTCTGCCACAGCGTCGTCGGCATCGGTCCTGCGGCCCCGACCGCGCGGAATCTGAACAGCTCGAAGTTCGCGCGCTGCTGACCACGATCAGAATTCTCGGTACGGACATGCCGGACGTGGTGAAGGTCGAACAAACTGGGATTCCGGGGCAGATACTCATCACGGTCAACGGCCAAGTCCGCTTCCGGGCAAACGCCGACGGCCGCGACATCGAAATCCACACATTCGGCGGCAATGACGACGTCACGGTTGCTCCCGACGTCGAACACGCGGCCGAGATCTTTGGTGGTCCCGGCGACGACACGCTGAAGGGCGGTGCCGGAGACGACAGGATCATCGGCGGCATCGGCCGTGACACGATCAGCGGCGGTGACGGCAATGACGACCTCTACGGCGACACACCCCAGGCCGGCAGCCGCGGCAATTTCTGTGGCACAGTCGATTCGGAATTCCACGACGATGACATCGTCGATGGTGGTCCCGGCAACGACCACATTCGAGGCTGCGATGGTCGCGACAAACTGACCGGCGGCCCCGGCGACGACAGAATCTTCGGTGATCGCGGCGACGACGAGCTTCACGGCGGTGACGGCGACGACGAACTTCACGGCGGCCGGGAAAACGACACGATTCAATGTGGCGATGGCAATGACACGGCCTTCGGCGATCTCGACGACGATGTGATCGACGGTGGTGCCGGCAACGATACGCTTTCCGGAGACAGTCCGGAATACCGGGAAGGCCAGATTATTTCGACGGAGGAAAACCACGCAAACACAGGCAACGACACAATCCGCGGCGGTCCCGGCGACGACATCATCCACGGCAATGCCGGAAACGATTTTCTTCATGGCGACGCAGGAAGTGACACGCTCTGCGGCGACACCGGCAACGACGATATCTACGGCGACACTCCGCCGGACGAGCAAGGCAACCCTGTAGACCCCGAAAACGACGGCCCCGACACAATCAACGGCGGTGCCGGCAACGACGTGATCCGCGGCGGAGGTGCCCGCGACATCCTGAACGGAGGCCCCGGCACCGACACATTCCCCGATGTCGAGGCCCAGGAAACGGTTTCTCAGGACGGCGATCCGGAATTCGAATGCGGCAACAGAAACATCGATTCTGAGTGTTGA
- a CDS encoding serine/threonine-protein kinase, translated as MGHLEQAQIVDCPDIRHWREFASGLQPESLIEHMAAHLETCERCLAILQSLDAEKDSSSGTIVFSGDGATGAAFRAAIAELRALSPGTNVDFKSVGLRGRAEFTGTQTSERPADDVVPDHYEIHERLGSGHFGVVYRAVERKLHREVALKLPSPRQWFHEADRKSFLREAQAASRLSHEHVVQTFAAGESNRVPYIASALVCGPSLSQRLASLGEPLPVRQAARLIMLLGGAVQHAHAQSLIHRDIKPGNILLAPSNRESASAVQVGDDWFVPKLADFGLAKSLNGVLPHLQDEPTESGIIKGTPEYMAPEQADGRKPVDERTDIYALGVVLYRCLTGQVPVVGDSPLETLKLIGSVEIAPPSRLCRRIPADLDVICLKCLRSDALDRYETAQALADDLNRFLEGQPIQARPTSVFARTVKWARRRPFAAALAALLIVGSASGLFAWKEHHRRLDVMRQRTERIERMAQLQAYVDDIGLAWQAWQNAQLPRFREYLNRWRPGEAESHPAAGDPIAAESDLRGFEWFALESLLEEPALWVTLRGHRRGVTCVRFDPAGRWIATAGQDGQVKLWDAASKQELLSLDGHVGDVNMLAFSPGGDVLASAGDDGTIRIWNPADGSCSLVLLTDGENGIYELAFSPDGRRLFSGGRSDDIHVWDAETGAILDTLETAADGVTSLQLTSDGHRLLVGHGNGEFVVRDAAMLTLLHHREDHIGEIGDIALLQNDELLVTASRDGTVRFGRADARLWEILSGHNDTVLAMAASADGQTLATASRDLTIRLWDRAGRHWVCCEATIRTSGRWHSRRTVKLWRPPAATEPFGCGTGGRRFLTGILAGFHFRMTQTCPLRICPGTASGWCCAATIHYSGLWTSPRAANCRHAIARRNSTAASLTCVLRPTVSQSSSRMQRDNWDVGIQTVPNIGKGSFR; from the coding sequence ATGGGGCATTTGGAACAGGCACAGATCGTTGACTGTCCGGACATTCGTCATTGGCGGGAGTTCGCGTCAGGTTTGCAGCCTGAGAGTCTGATCGAGCACATGGCGGCTCACCTTGAGACGTGTGAACGGTGCCTCGCGATTCTGCAAAGCCTGGATGCGGAAAAGGACTCGTCCAGCGGCACGATTGTGTTCAGCGGTGACGGCGCAACGGGCGCAGCATTTCGCGCAGCGATTGCGGAACTAAGAGCTTTGTCGCCGGGAACCAACGTAGACTTCAAGTCAGTCGGCCTCCGCGGTCGTGCTGAATTCACCGGCACGCAGACTTCTGAACGTCCCGCCGACGATGTCGTACCTGACCACTACGAGATTCACGAGCGGCTGGGGAGCGGACACTTCGGAGTCGTGTACAGGGCCGTTGAGCGGAAACTGCATCGTGAAGTCGCTCTCAAACTTCCCTCACCTCGTCAGTGGTTTCATGAAGCTGACCGAAAGAGTTTTCTGCGCGAAGCACAAGCGGCTTCGCGGCTTTCCCACGAACACGTTGTCCAGACATTTGCCGCCGGTGAATCCAACCGTGTGCCATACATTGCGTCGGCTTTGGTCTGCGGACCCAGCTTGTCGCAGCGTCTTGCCAGCCTCGGCGAACCGCTGCCGGTTCGCCAGGCAGCGCGGTTGATCATGCTGCTTGGTGGAGCGGTTCAGCACGCGCACGCACAGAGCCTGATTCATCGCGACATCAAACCGGGAAACATTCTGCTGGCACCTTCGAACCGTGAGTCAGCAAGCGCGGTGCAGGTCGGGGATGACTGGTTTGTCCCGAAACTTGCGGACTTTGGGCTGGCGAAGTCGCTGAACGGTGTCCTGCCGCATCTGCAGGACGAGCCGACGGAGTCCGGAATCATCAAGGGCACACCGGAGTACATGGCTCCCGAACAGGCAGACGGTCGGAAGCCAGTCGACGAGCGGACGGACATCTACGCACTGGGAGTGGTTCTTTACCGATGTCTCACCGGGCAAGTGCCGGTCGTCGGCGATTCGCCGCTCGAGACGCTGAAGCTGATTGGTTCGGTCGAAATCGCGCCACCCTCGCGACTGTGTCGTCGTATACCGGCGGATCTGGATGTGATTTGCCTGAAATGCCTGCGAAGTGATGCGTTGGACAGGTACGAGACCGCGCAGGCATTGGCGGATGACCTGAACAGATTTCTCGAAGGCCAGCCAATTCAGGCTCGCCCGACCAGCGTGTTCGCGCGGACAGTCAAGTGGGCCAGACGTCGGCCGTTCGCCGCGGCGCTGGCCGCCCTGCTGATCGTCGGTTCGGCTAGCGGACTGTTCGCATGGAAGGAACATCACCGGCGGCTGGATGTGATGCGGCAGCGAACTGAACGCATCGAACGCATGGCTCAACTGCAGGCGTACGTGGACGACATCGGCCTGGCGTGGCAGGCATGGCAGAACGCTCAGTTGCCGCGGTTTCGAGAATACCTGAACCGCTGGCGTCCCGGCGAAGCCGAATCCCACCCGGCTGCCGGCGACCCGATCGCGGCCGAGTCTGATCTGCGCGGCTTCGAATGGTTTGCACTCGAATCGCTGCTCGAGGAACCAGCGCTGTGGGTCACGTTGCGGGGGCATCGCAGAGGCGTGACGTGTGTGCGGTTCGATCCCGCCGGACGCTGGATCGCAACGGCAGGGCAGGACGGCCAGGTGAAGCTCTGGGACGCCGCTTCAAAACAGGAACTGCTGTCGCTCGACGGACATGTCGGCGACGTGAACATGCTGGCGTTTTCGCCGGGAGGTGACGTCCTTGCGTCTGCCGGGGATGACGGGACGATTCGAATCTGGAATCCCGCCGACGGAAGTTGTTCGCTGGTACTGCTCACCGACGGAGAAAACGGTATCTATGAGCTGGCGTTCTCGCCCGATGGCCGGCGTCTGTTCTCAGGCGGGCGAAGCGACGACATACACGTCTGGGACGCAGAAACTGGTGCGATTCTCGACACGCTGGAAACAGCCGCCGACGGCGTTACCAGTCTGCAGCTCACGTCCGATGGTCACCGGCTGCTAGTCGGTCACGGCAACGGCGAATTCGTCGTTCGCGATGCGGCGATGCTGACCTTGCTGCATCACCGCGAGGATCACATTGGGGAAATCGGCGATATCGCCCTGCTGCAAAATGACGAGTTGCTTGTGACGGCCAGCCGCGACGGGACAGTTCGATTCGGCCGCGCGGATGCCCGTCTCTGGGAGATTCTGTCGGGACATAACGATACTGTGCTGGCGATGGCAGCGTCCGCCGACGGACAAACGCTGGCAACCGCCAGCCGCGACCTGACGATTCGCCTTTGGGACCGCGCGGGCAGGCACTGGGTGTGCTGCGAGGCCACGATCAGGACATCTGGTCGCTGGCATTCTCGCCGGACGGTGAAACTCTGGCGTCCGCCAGCCGCGACGGAACCGTTCGGCTGTGGCACTGGCGGCAGGCGATTTCTCACGGGGATCCTGGCCGGTTTTCATTTCCGAATGACCCAAACCTGTCCGCTGCGGATTTGTCCGGGGACGGCAAGCGGCTGGTGCTGTGCGGCGACGATCCATTATTCCGGATTGTGGACGTCGCCACGCGCCGCGAATTGTCGACATGCGATCGCCCGCCGGAATTCGACGGCCGCGTCTCTCACCTGCGTTTTGCGCCCGACGGTGAGTCAGTCGTCGTCGCGAATGCAGCGGGACAATTGGGATGTTGGAATTCAAACGGTGCCCAACATTGGCAAAGGCAGCTTCCGTTAA
- a CDS encoding SDR family NAD(P)-dependent oxidoreductase → MAERMLDGKVALVTGSGRGLGRAFAEHLAKLGCSVGVHGMREHGPAEYGEGTTLTDTAREIGEAHSVKTCRLLGDLTCIDDVNRIVESVTAELGPIDVLVHNAGGDIAAAGGKPNPNDAVMIKPEDVRSVIDRNLMSTIYVCQATARQMMSRRSGRILTISSISGFLGIPNSAIYATSKAAVVEYTRCLAVQLRPYNINVNSLAPGDTRTGRFLGTRQVDENRMATQGTLDRIAMVDEVTRVVEFFAGPLGDFVTGQVLRVDGGSQAWPA, encoded by the coding sequence ATGGCGGAGCGAATGCTGGACGGAAAAGTCGCACTGGTCACCGGCTCCGGTCGCGGGCTCGGTCGAGCCTTCGCGGAACACCTGGCAAAGCTGGGCTGCAGTGTCGGTGTTCACGGAATGAGAGAACACGGACCGGCGGAATACGGCGAAGGAACCACTCTGACCGATACTGCAAGAGAAATCGGCGAAGCGCACAGTGTGAAAACCTGCCGGCTGCTCGGTGACCTGACCTGTATTGACGACGTGAATCGCATCGTGGAATCAGTGACCGCCGAACTTGGTCCGATTGATGTTCTGGTTCACAACGCCGGAGGTGACATCGCCGCGGCGGGAGGAAAACCCAATCCCAACGACGCCGTTATGATTAAGCCGGAAGATGTCCGCTCGGTGATCGATCGAAATCTGATGTCAACGATCTACGTGTGTCAGGCAACCGCGCGACAGATGATGTCCAGAAGATCCGGTCGCATTCTGACCATCAGCTCGATCTCGGGATTTCTGGGAATTCCGAACAGCGCGATCTACGCAACATCCAAGGCAGCCGTCGTGGAATATACGCGATGTCTGGCGGTGCAGCTTCGTCCCTACAACATCAATGTCAACAGCCTGGCTCCCGGTGACACGCGAACGGGTCGTTTTCTGGGAACTCGGCAGGTCGACGAAAACCGCATGGCCACACAAGGCACGCTCGATCGCATCGCTATGGTCGATGAAGTGACGCGCGTTGTCGAATTCTTCGCCGGACCGTTAGGAGATTTTGTGACCGGCCAGGTGCTGCGGGTCGACGGTGGCAGCCAGGCCTGGCCGGCATGA
- the folE gene encoding GTP cyclohydrolase I FolE → MNNSLQTLASGATPPEARHIDQPRIEAAVREILAAIGEDPGRDGLLETPARVARMYAEMFGGLHLEPGRHLQRVFQEEYDEMVLVRDITFHSMCEHHLLPFIGTAHVGYIPRGRVTGLSKLARVVDEVSRRPQVQERMTHTIADLIESELDAKGVVVVLEAEHTCMTIRGVRKPGALTVTSAVRGLFKKNTSSRAEAMALINGR, encoded by the coding sequence ATGAATAACAGTCTCCAGACGCTGGCCAGCGGAGCCACTCCGCCGGAAGCCCGTCATATCGATCAGCCGCGAATCGAAGCCGCTGTGCGGGAAATTCTGGCGGCGATTGGTGAAGATCCCGGCCGCGATGGCCTCCTGGAAACACCAGCGCGAGTCGCCCGGATGTATGCCGAAATGTTCGGAGGGCTGCATCTGGAGCCCGGACGCCATCTGCAGCGCGTGTTCCAGGAAGAATACGACGAGATGGTGCTGGTGCGGGACATCACGTTTCACAGTATGTGTGAGCACCACCTGCTGCCTTTCATCGGTACGGCTCATGTCGGCTATATTCCGCGAGGCCGCGTGACCGGACTCAGCAAGCTGGCTCGCGTCGTCGACGAAGTTTCACGTCGCCCGCAGGTTCAGGAACGCATGACTCACACCATCGCGGACCTGATCGAATCGGAACTGGACGCGAAGGGTGTCGTGGTCGTGCTGGAGGCGGAACATACGTGCATGACGATTCGTGGCGTTCGCAAACCCGGCGCATTGACGGTGACCAGCGCTGTTCGCGGCCTCTTTAAGAAAAACACGTCCAGTCGCGCAGAAGCGATGGCGCTGATCAACGGCCGATGA
- a CDS encoding Gfo/Idh/MocA family oxidoreductase → MANVNVAMIGLGFGAEFIPIYNAHPNATVTAICRRNEAEMNTVGDQFGIDKRYTSYDDVLADPQVDYVHINSPIPDHAWMSLKALDAGKHVMCTVPMATTIEECRQIVEKVRDTGLKYMMAETVVYSREFLFIKDMYQKGELGRIQHLAASHPQDMDGWPSYWEKMIPMHYATHVVSPCLGLVNGLAEYVSCFGSGTVRDDIAKKSGNSFAVETCHIKIRDTDQTAHIWRFLHDVARQYRESFDVYGTKKSFEWTLIEHQPHIIHTAKKPEPEIPEKIEVPDFAHLLPKEIQKFTQPQEIHDAGHLSFIQGGGHGGSHPHLVHEFVSAIVEDRDPWPNAVTSANWTCVGICAHESATKGGEIVRLPEFTLR, encoded by the coding sequence ATGGCCAATGTCAATGTCGCGATGATCGGTCTCGGCTTCGGTGCCGAGTTCATTCCCATCTATAACGCTCACCCGAATGCCACTGTCACCGCGATCTGCCGACGCAACGAAGCCGAAATGAACACGGTCGGCGATCAGTTCGGAATCGACAAACGATACACCAGCTATGACGACGTGCTGGCCGATCCGCAGGTCGACTACGTCCACATCAACAGCCCGATTCCCGATCACGCATGGATGTCTTTGAAGGCACTCGATGCCGGAAAGCACGTCATGTGTACCGTGCCAATGGCCACAACCATCGAAGAATGCCGACAGATTGTCGAAAAAGTCAGGGACACCGGCCTGAAGTACATGATGGCTGAAACCGTGGTTTACAGCCGAGAGTTTCTGTTCATCAAAGACATGTACCAAAAGGGCGAACTGGGCCGAATCCAGCACCTTGCGGCGTCACATCCGCAGGACATGGATGGCTGGCCCAGCTACTGGGAAAAGATGATCCCAATGCACTATGCGACTCACGTGGTCAGCCCGTGTCTGGGACTGGTAAACGGTCTGGCGGAGTACGTCAGTTGTTTTGGTTCCGGCACAGTGCGGGACGACATCGCAAAGAAATCCGGCAACAGCTTCGCCGTGGAAACGTGTCATATCAAGATCAGGGACACCGACCAGACTGCGCACATCTGGCGGTTTCTGCACGACGTCGCCAGGCAATACCGCGAAAGTTTTGACGTCTACGGCACGAAGAAAAGCTTCGAATGGACACTGATTGAGCACCAGCCGCACATCATCCACACCGCCAAGAAGCCGGAACCGGAAATTCCGGAGAAGATCGAAGTACCGGACTTCGCTCACCTGCTGCCGAAGGAGATTCAGAAGTTCACGCAGCCGCAGGAAATTCACGATGCCGGTCACCTGAGCTTCATTCAGGGTGGCGGGCACGGTGGTTCGCATCCGCATCTGGTCCACGAGTTCGTCAGCGCAATTGTGGAAGACCGTGACCCATGGCCCAATGCCGTCACCAGCGCTAACTGGACGTGTGTGGGCATCTGTGCTCACGAATCTGCGACGAAGGGCGGCGAGATTGTCCGGTTGCCGGAATTCACACTCCGCTGA
- a CDS encoding TIGR04283 family arsenosugar biosynthesis glycosyltransferase has product MEKLRVSVIIPALNEQSLIADAIRSAHDAGAAQVIVVDGGSTDETTMVAGKQRATVLVTSPGRAIQQNAGAAVAEGDVLLFLHADCRLHPDAIHDLRRRLDAPANAVGGFFRQRIDSADRIFRVIEAGNLARARLLKWAYGDQGIFVRTHAFRSLGGFPELTLMEDLYFMKRLKRLGPLLAISTPITVSARRWKQRGAIRQTLTNWSLITAAHLGISPNRLARFYAKNR; this is encoded by the coding sequence ATGGAGAAGCTGCGAGTTTCGGTCATCATTCCGGCGCTGAACGAACAGTCGCTGATCGCCGACGCTATCCGCAGCGCGCACGATGCCGGCGCCGCACAAGTCATTGTTGTCGACGGTGGCAGCACTGACGAAACGACCATGGTCGCCGGGAAGCAGCGAGCGACAGTGCTGGTAACGTCGCCCGGGCGGGCCATTCAGCAGAATGCCGGAGCGGCAGTTGCTGAAGGCGACGTGCTGCTGTTCCTGCATGCCGATTGCCGGCTGCATCCCGATGCCATTCACGATCTGCGCCGGCGACTGGACGCACCCGCGAACGCAGTCGGCGGGTTCTTCCGGCAGCGAATCGACAGTGCCGATCGCATCTTTCGAGTGATCGAAGCCGGCAATCTGGCGCGTGCCCGGCTGCTGAAATGGGCCTACGGTGATCAGGGTATCTTCGTGAGAACCCACGCGTTTCGAAGTCTCGGCGGGTTTCCGGAACTGACGCTGATGGAAGACCTGTACTTCATGAAACGCCTGAAACGACTCGGTCCGCTGCTGGCGATTTCGACGCCGATCACGGTTTCCGCCCGCCGCTGGAAACAACGCGGCGCGATTCGGCAGACGCTGACAAACTGGTCGCTGATCACGGCCGCTCACCTGGGGATTTCGCCAAACCGGCTCGCCCGCTTCTATGCGAAGAATCGCTGA
- the frr gene encoding ribosome recycling factor has translation MDRDEILLDAEERMEKAVDHLVSSLQGIRTGRANPGLVDSIRVDYYGSQTPLKQIANVSVPEPQQIMIRPFDTSCLGEIAKAIQNSDLGLAPNNDGRVIRLNIPPLSTDRRKQLTARVKELSEEARVSIRNIRRDANKHADQAEKDKSMSEDERDDVKDQIQELTKKYEGTINGKAAAKETEVMDQ, from the coding sequence ATGGACAGGGATGAAATCCTGCTGGACGCTGAAGAACGCATGGAAAAAGCAGTGGACCACCTGGTGTCGTCGCTGCAGGGAATTCGCACCGGACGGGCCAATCCCGGCTTGGTCGATTCCATCCGGGTTGATTACTACGGATCGCAAACGCCGCTGAAGCAGATTGCGAACGTCAGCGTTCCCGAACCGCAGCAGATCATGATTCGTCCGTTTGACACGTCATGCCTCGGGGAAATCGCCAAGGCCATTCAGAACAGCGATCTTGGCCTGGCGCCGAACAACGATGGCCGCGTCATCCGTCTGAATATCCCGCCGCTGTCCACCGACCGGCGAAAGCAGCTGACGGCTCGCGTGAAGGAACTGTCCGAGGAAGCCCGCGTTTCCATCCGAAACATCCGGCGAGATGCCAACAAGCACGCAGATCAGGCGGAGAAGGACAAGTCGATGTCGGAAGACGAACGCGATGACGTCAAGGACCAGATTCAGGAACTGACGAAGAAGTACGAAGGCACGATCAACGGAAAAGCCGCCGCAAAGGAAACGGAAGTGATGGATCAGTAG